In Oncorhynchus gorbuscha isolate QuinsamMale2020 ecotype Even-year linkage group LG02, OgorEven_v1.0, whole genome shotgun sequence, a single genomic region encodes these proteins:
- the LOC124010821 gene encoding T-box transcription factor TBX6L-like isoform X4, whose amino-acid sequence MFPSCRVTVTGLNPQAKYVLMMDMVSFDDDKYKWSRDHWEVSGMTESHLPNRFFIHPDSPSLGERWMQYPVSFHKLKLTNNTLNSSGLVVLHSMHKYHPRLHIVQSPDPYNPLSGGYLRFTFPEAAFIAVTAYQNSEITKLKIDNNPFAKGFRDNGLNRKRFREKEGQSTEKLNERQLQMELKSSNVGSRSVESDDEADVIVSSSSSVNSYGAAGSRTDDITSLSAAHNPLISAFMNWGAAAAALPCGQEGWGIQDTMTHNTHTYNTLTTRDYGSPGQHNEARNTGLSNVASPLFLPHLPLGQTHHLGSVGFRRPQAQSRKPVGPHPLHHRGGPSGPAPELSHSHTSDHQPQQQQPQPHQAEFDYPLPLPPKVSRMHLTESALCSLEKSPSPSVSGSTWSLTDMLNRIQSREGFGINSVSPQGKLL is encoded by the exons ATGTTTCCGAGCTGCAGAGTCACTGTGACAGGGTTGAATCCTCAGGCAAAGTATGTGTTGATGATGGACATGGTCTCGTTTGATGACGACAAATACAAG TGGAGCAGGGATCACTGGGAAGTGAGTGGTATGACCGAGTCACATCTTCCCAACCGCTTCTTCATCCACCCAGACTCTCCCTCCCTGGGGGAGAGGTGGATGCAATACCCCGTCTCGTTCCACAAGCTCAAACTCACCAACAACACCCTCAACTCCAGTGGCCTG GTGGTTCTTCACTCCATGCATAAGTACCATCCCCGTCTGCACATCGTCCAATCTCCAGACCCCTACAACCCTCTGTCAGGGGGCTACCTGCGCTTTACCTTCCCCGAGGCAGCCTTCATAGCTGTCACTGCCTACCAGAACTCAGAG ATAACAAAGCTCAAGATAGACAACAACCCCTTTGCAAAAGGATTTCGTGACAATGGGCTGAACAGAAAAAG GTTCAGAGAAAAGGAAGGTCAGAGCACCGAAAAACTAAATGAAAGACAACTCCAGATGGAATTGAAATCTTCAAATG TAGGATCCAGATCAGTGGAGTCAGATGATGAGGCTGATGTCATCGTCTCAAGCTCTAGCTCAGTGAATTCTTATGGTGCAGCAGGATCCAGGACTGATGACATCACGTCTCTCTCTGCTGCACATAACCCCTTAATCTCTGCCTTCATGAACTGGGGGGCTGCGGCTGCAGCCCTGCCCTGTGGCCAGGAGGGATGGGGGATCCAGGACACAATGACCCACAACACCCACACATACAACACACTTACTACCAGGGACTATGGCAG CCCTGGGCAGCATAACGAAGCCAGGAATACTGGTTTATCAAACGTtgcttctcctctcttcctcccacacCTTCCACTGGGCCAGACTCACCACCTAGGGTCTGTTGGCTTCAGAAGGCCCCAGGCGCAGAGCAGGAAACCAGTGGGGCCTCACCCACTTCACCACCGAGGAGGTCCAAGTGGTCCAGCACCAGAACTCTCCCATAGCCACACATCAGACCACCAGCCTcagcagcagcagccacagcccCATCAGGCTGAGTTTGActaccctctccccctgcccccaAAGGTCAGCAGGATGCACCTAACTGAGAGTGCCCTGTGTAGCCTGGAGAAGAGCCCCTCCCCCTCGGTGTCCGGCAGCACTTGGTCCCTCACCGACATGCTCAACAGGATCCAAAGCAGGGAAGGGTTTGGGATCAACTCAGTGAGCCCCCAGGGGAAGCTGCTCTAA